CAGCACGACCAGCAGCAGGAAGAGGGGCGGCGCCACCAGGGGCAGCCGATCCGGAAAATACACCTGCTCCACATCCGCCTCCCCCTGGGTCACGGCCAGCACCGTGGCCCCCATGCCGATAAAGATGACAGCCAGCAGCACGAGCACCACAGCGCCCACCCACATCTGGCCAGCGGCGAAGATGCCGCGCAGCATGGTGAACTCGCTGAGGAAAGGGCCGAAGGGGGGCGAGCCAGTGATGGCCAGAAAGCCGGCCAGAAAGAGGGCGCTGGAGACAGGTAGTACCGAAAGCGCGCCCCGCACATCCTGCAGGCGCTTGCTGGCAAAGGCCCGGTGGATATTGCCGGCACAGAGAAAGAGACAGCCCTTGGTCATGGCGTTGTTGAGCAGATGCAGCAGAGCGCCGAAGGTGGCCAGACCACCGATACCGACCCCCAGCGCCAGCAGCCCCATGTGTTCGACGCTCGAATAGGCGAGCAGACGTTTGATGTCGCCCTGCCGGACCATAAAGATGGCTGCCAGCAGCAACGAGAGCAGGCCCATGCCGAGCAGCATCTGTCGGGCCAGGGCCAGATCGCCGGCCGCTCCCATCAGCTGCACTCCGCGCAGGATGGCGAGAAAGGCCACGGAGGTCAGACCGCCGGCCAGCAGGGCGCCGACCAGACCCGGCGCCTCGCCGTAGGCATCGGGCTTCCAGCTGTGCAGCGGCGCCAGCCCCATCTTGGTGCCGAAGCCGACCAGCAGAAAGACGAAACCGGCATGCAGCCAGGGGCGGGCCAGGGTTGGCCCCGCCGCCAGCAGCGCATCGAGCTGCAGGCTGACCGGGACCCCGTTGCCGAGAGCCGCATAGGCGACGAAGAGGATGCCGACCATGGCCAGGGCAATGCCCACCGAGCAGAGAATGAGATATTTCCAGGTCGCTTCGATGGAGAGGCGGTTGCGATTGTAGTAGATCAGCGGAGCACTGGCGATGGTCGTCGTCTCCACCGCCACCCACAGCAGCCCCAGATGACGCGCCGCCACGGCCAGGGTCATGGCCGTCAGAAAGATCAGCAGGCAGGCGACCATCAGGCGGTTCCCCCGTTCCGCATGCAGGTTGAGATAGGCAACGGCGTAGAGGGAACAGGCCAGGTAGAGCAGACTGGTCGCCAGCAGGACCAGCTGGGAGAGGGCATCGAGGCCGAGCCAGGGCGTTGCGGCAGGGGTCCCCTGACTGACCACGACGACGGCCAGCGCGAAGTGCAGGACACCGCTGACCGGCAGCAGCCAGCTCCGCACCCGGAAGGAGGGCAGCGCCACCGCCAGGGCGGCCAGGGCCAGGGGGAAACAAATCAGCAACATCAGCATCGTGTTATTCCTTCAGAACGGACAGCCTAGTGGTATCCACGGTGGAAAACTCCCGGTTGATCTGGTTGATCACAATTCCCATGACAAATACCGCGACGAGCAGATCAAGCAGCACCCCCGCTTCCACCACCAGGGGCATCGCCTCGCTGAGCAGGATGCTGAAAATGAAGATGCCGTTTTCCAGCATCAGATAGCCGAGCACCTGGGTGATGGCCTTGCGCCGCGTCATCAGCAGCATGAAGCCGGCAAAGAGGGTGGCCAGAGAGGTGGGGACGTAGAGCCCGCCCTGATGCTCCGGCAGCAGCGGCAGAAAATCAGCAAAGATAAAAGCTCCGGCCGTGAGCATGGCGCCGATGATCAGGGTGGGAACGAAACCGATAAGCGCCTCGACCTCGCGACGGATGCGTACCTCCCGGATGGCCCGCAGCAACAGCCAGGGGATGAACACGCCCTTGAGGAGAAAGGCGGTCGCCGTCAGCATCAGGGTGTGCCAGGAAATCCCGTGGGCCAGAATCGGCAGCAGCGCGATGAGGGCGCCCTGCAGAGCCACGACCCGAATGCAGGCCACCAGGCGGGCGCTGCCCAGAGTGAAGAAGTTGATGAGGATCACCAGTAGCAGGCAGAGGTTGCTCAATTCAATCATGGGTCGTAACTCCTAACGCAGCACCAG
The sequence above is a segment of the Desulfuromonas sp. KJ2020 genome. Coding sequences within it:
- a CDS encoding proton-conducting transporter membrane subunit — encoded protein: MLMLLICFPLALAALAVALPSFRVRSWLLPVSGVLHFALAVVVVSQGTPAATPWLGLDALSQLVLLATSLLYLACSLYAVAYLNLHAERGNRLMVACLLIFLTAMTLAVAARHLGLLWVAVETTTIASAPLIYYNRNRLSIEATWKYLILCSVGIALAMVGILFVAYAALGNGVPVSLQLDALLAAGPTLARPWLHAGFVFLLVGFGTKMGLAPLHSWKPDAYGEAPGLVGALLAGGLTSVAFLAILRGVQLMGAAGDLALARQMLLGMGLLSLLLAAIFMVRQGDIKRLLAYSSVEHMGLLALGVGIGGLATFGALLHLLNNAMTKGCLFLCAGNIHRAFASKRLQDVRGALSVLPVSSALFLAGFLAITGSPPFGPFLSEFTMLRGIFAAGQMWVGAVVLVLLAVIFIGMGATVLAVTQGEADVEQVYFPDRLPLVAPPLFLLLVVLVLGLYLPEPLQRLLRDAAALLEVNA
- a CDS encoding hydrogenase; this translates as MIELSNLCLLLVILINFFTLGSARLVACIRVVALQGALIALLPILAHGISWHTLMLTATAFLLKGVFIPWLLLRAIREVRIRREVEALIGFVPTLIIGAMLTAGAFIFADFLPLLPEHQGGLYVPTSLATLFAGFMLLMTRRKAITQVLGYLMLENGIFIFSILLSEAMPLVVEAGVLLDLLVAVFVMGIVINQINREFSTVDTTRLSVLKE